GCCATAGGCATAGCCGGCGCCGACCGCCACGACCTTGACGTCGGCACCGTGGTAGCAGACGTCGTTGCGGAGCTGCTCGAGGCAGCGCAACGTCGGGAAATTGCCGATCGAGTAGATGAAGACGGTCTTGCCCGACAGCGCAATGCCGGCGGCTATCCCCGCCATGTTCTGCTCGGCAACGCCGACATTGAGATAGCGATCAGGAAACTTCGCCGCGAAAGGCTCCAGCACGGAGTAGCCGAGATCGCCGCAGAGCAGCCAGATGTCGGGGTTTTCGCTTGCGGCCTGCGACAGGCTCTCGATGAACGTCGTCCTCATGCGCCGACCTCGGCCAGCGCCTGCGCGAGCAGTTCATCCGATGGCGAGCGGTAGTGCCATTCGAGCTTGTTCTCCATGAAGCTCACGCCTTTGCCCTTCACGGTGTGGGCGATCACGACGGTCGGCCGGTTCGATGCGGCCGGCACGCCGCTCAGCACATGCTCGAGCGCAGCGAGGTCGTGGCCGTCGATCTCCTCGACCTGCCAGCCGAACGCTTTCCATTTCTCGGCAAACGGATCCAGGTTCAACACCTCGGCGACCGAGCCGAAACTCTGGATCTTGTTGAAGTCGACGATGACACAGAGATTGTCGAGCTTGTGATGCGGCGCGAACAGGATGCCCTCCCAGTTCGAGCCCTCGTCGCATTCGCCGTCGCTGAGCAGGCAGAACACGCGGCTGCCCGCGCCTGCATGGCGTGCGGCCAGCGCCATGCCGATCGCGATCGGCAGGCCGTGGCCGAGCGAGCCGGTCGAAACCTCGACGCCGGGCACGGCGTGGCTGACATGCCCGGTAAAGATCGAGCCGTCGCGGCAATAGGTGTCGAGCTCGGTGAGGGAAAAGAAACCGCATTCGGCAAGCGTTGCGTACATGATCGCCGTGGCGTGGCCCTTGCTGAGCACGAAGCGATCGCGGCTCGGGCTTTGCGGCTCTGCGGGATCGACGCGCAGGATCCGCGTGTAGAGCACCGCCAGGATGTCCGCCATCGAGAGGCAGCCGCCGATATGAGAGGCCTTCGCGGCATGCACCATGCGCAACGCGTGCGCACGAATCCGCCGCGCGAATTCTTTCGGCTCAGGAAGATTTGGTCGCGTCATGCCACTCTACCGTCTCGCGTAGTCCCTCATCCAACGGCACTTCGGGCTTCCAGCCCAAGGCAAGCATGCGCGAAACGTCCGCAGCCAGGACCATAACCTGATCGGGCCGATACGCCAACTCGCCGAAGCCGAGAGCGGCGCCGGGGTCTACGAGATCGCGCAGCCGCGTCACCGTCTCGCGCAACGGCGGGGCGTCGGCGCTGCCGACATTGAAGATGCCGCTCGCCGCTTCATGCGTGATCGCCAGCCGGAAAGCGCTCGCGGCATCTCGCGCGTGCAGAAATCCCCAGCGCTGTTCGCAGGCCGTAAGCGCCATATGCTGTCCAGAGCGCAAGTTCCGGATCGTGCTCGGAATCAGCCAGTGATCGGCATCCTTCGGGCCGTAGGTCGAGAAGATCCTGAGCCAGGCGGCACGCAGACCGCGCTCCTCGCACAGGCGCATCGCCATCGATCCAGCCGCGAGCTTGGCCATGCCGTACAACGTCGTCGGCCGTGGCACGTCGTCCTCCCGGATCGCGCGTTCATAGGGGCCGTACTCCGCCTGCGATCCGGCTCCGACGAAGATCCTGGCGCCGGCCTCGGCCGCGAGTTCGGCGAGGCCCACCGTGTCGGCCACATTGACGGCCTGAACCGGGCTGTTGCGATCGCTGCCTGCGACGCCGCGCCAGGCCATGTGCACGACCGCCTCCGGCGCAAACGCCCCCAGCGCTCCGCGCAGCCCGTCCGGATGCTCCAGACTGCCCGGGATCACGTGCAGCCGGTCATGGAGCTGCGCGAGGCGCCAATAGGAACTCGCCGGCCGCAGCAGGACGGCCACCTCGTGCCCTCGCGCCACAAGGTCCGCAACGAGATAGGAGCCGAGAAAACCGCTCGCACCGGTGGCAAAAACACGCATAACCCCGGGTAGATCAGCTACCCCGGCGCCGTCAATGTCCCGCTTCGGCGAGCCCCCCTGCCCGTGCCGCGTTCCCGGCACCTTGGAAGGGGCGATCCGAACTTGATTATCCGGCCCATGCGGCTAAACGGAGGGCCAGATCGAGGTTCGACGACGTTAGGGGTAGAGGCATGAACGACTTCCGGCTGGCCATGGTTTCCGCAGGCTTCGAGCACGGCGGAAACGTCACCCATCGTCACTTCGACGGTCATCCTGACCTGCTCGTCTATCCCTTCGAATCTCAGCTCGGCAACCGCAACTTCAACGACTTCCTCGCCTCGGTCGAGCGCGTCCAGTACCGCTACCCCGAATTTCCGGAGGGGCTGACGGCCACCGAGCTCTATGAGCAGATGATCGACGAGGAGCTGAAGACCTTCCTGCGCAAGCGCAACGGCTCCAAGTTCCGCGATGCGGACTGCGTGATGGACGAGAAGAAGCGGGTCGCCGAGTTCGCCCGCATCGTCGGCGAGCCGCCGATCTTCCGCCGCCAGGTGATCGAGGCCTTCTTTCGCGCGACCTTCGCGG
The sequence above is drawn from the Bradyrhizobium amphicarpaeae genome and encodes:
- a CDS encoding transketolase, whose amino-acid sequence is MVHAAKASHIGGCLSMADILAVLYTRILRVDPAEPQSPSRDRFVLSKGHATAIMYATLAECGFFSLTELDTYCRDGSIFTGHVSHAVPGVEVSTGSLGHGLPIAIGMALAARHAGAGSRVFCLLSDGECDEGSNWEGILFAPHHKLDNLCVIVDFNKIQSFGSVAEVLNLDPFAEKWKAFGWQVEEIDGHDLAALEHVLSGVPAASNRPTVVIAHTVKGKGVSFMENKLEWHYRSPSDELLAQALAEVGA
- a CDS encoding NAD-dependent epimerase/dehydratase family protein, with the protein product MRVFATGASGFLGSYLVADLVARGHEVAVLLRPASSYWRLAQLHDRLHVIPGSLEHPDGLRGALGAFAPEAVVHMAWRGVAGSDRNSPVQAVNVADTVGLAELAAEAGARIFVGAGSQAEYGPYERAIREDDVPRPTTLYGMAKLAAGSMAMRLCEERGLRAAWLRIFSTYGPKDADHWLIPSTIRNLRSGQHMALTACEQRWGFLHARDAASAFRLAITHEAASGIFNVGSADAPPLRETVTRLRDLVDPGAALGFGELAYRPDQVMVLAADVSRMLALGWKPEVPLDEGLRETVEWHDATKSS